ATGATTCACATAGAGTAAGGGTTAATTTTTTAAGTTTTAActaaagttagggttaggattaaattttGGTTAAGGTTTGAGttacaattcaattagggttaagtTCGGGGTTACAGTTTAAATATATTTTGAGTTAAGGTTTGGTTTGGGTTACCAATTAGATTAGTGTTTGAATTTGATTAAGGTTAAAGTTGGAATTCAATTACCTTACTATTAAGGTTCAGTTACAATTCAATTAGAAGTTATCTTTAGTATTGACATTAAAGctaaccttattaaaattatataattgTAATATCATAAATTTTATTATCAAAAGCCTTCCTAACTATTTTACATTAAACAAagttattttcaatttaaatttgatGTTTCCCATGCTTTGAACTTTGGACTTCTAataattatcttttatttttaaagtATTTGGATGCAAGATTCATTTTTGCATACAAACAACCAATATCTTTAGGTTAAGTAGTATATTACTATCTCAACTCAATTAAGATTATCttaatataggtatgctagtttaccTTTTAATCTTACTATCAATAATAAGTGTAATGAAACAAGCttttaaaaatgcaaaaaaaaattctcacatTTCTCCTCTCAAAAATTTTTGTcaatcacatttaaataaaataatttataaattaaaaaattaacatattttttatTAAGTAAGAAAAGAACCAACCCATACAATTCAACACTTAAAACATTCAatcaaatacatataaaataattaaaaaattcttatTTTATGATTGAAATTGACACATAAACCAAGTAGATCTACAAGTCTAAAAAGAAGGCCATGCAAAGCATATTAGAATCTACTAGATCTTATCAGTTCAAATCAGGCATACCTTATGCACCAAAGACCAAAAGAAACAAACATATATAGTTTTTACCAGAATCATTTTAACTCATTCTTGTAGATCATGAAAACAGCATTTTGAGTCTAGAAACAACCATGTTATACTATAGTCCAAGGAGTgtccaaaaatgaaaaatgaaatgcaccTACCACAGAGTAAAGCAGCAGATTTCCAAAGGCCCTAATATGATGGATTTACTATACCATTATCTGTTTGCTAAATTTCAAGAGTGGTGAGACTATCAGAATTGTTCGCTTCAAATCAATCTATAGTTATACACACATACTACATTTCTGTTAAATGATACCTTTTTTAAAGTGACTTTAAATCAATCTGGGTATAACCCATCGATGAAAACATAAAAATGTGCTGACAGAATATAGCAAAGGACAAAGAATAAGTTGCATGGAAGAAAGTCATATATCAAATCCCACTAGTTTTTATCAGTTTACTGAATTTCCAGATCTATGAGACTTATAATTTGTTTGTTTTTAAATGATCTAGGAATCCAGCATTTGACGGAAAACTATTTCATATCCATACAGAGACTCAAGCGACGTTGAAATCCATCTCAGTCCACCCATTAACTACAACAGCATAGACTCTTAGGGTCAAAAGACAAGAAATCAGCTTGCAGAAATGCAAAAGGCccaaaataatctaaaacatccaAATTTAAAGCAAAATGAGttgaaacaataacaataacacaaGAAAGCAACTTGAGCACCAGGATAACTTTGGAAATATTAAACGTTCCCAATAATCAAATTGTTGTCTTTGATTTCTTGAATATTTAATTTAACAGAAATATGTACATTTTCATAACGGTTAATGATATATCCATGGAATGTATATAAAGCAGCCCATTTTACCATCTATTAGTTTACTACTAGCCACCAATACTATCCTAGTTTAATATATCAAATACTTCTGGAATCTATATATATTGATGAAAAATATTGTTGTCGCAGACTTTAGAACTGTATGGATAGAAAGACAATAATATAGATCAAATTCAAATTTAGATGAAATTTCTATAATGAAAATATTGTATGCGTGGAGCATTGTCATGTTCTTGGATGGCAGCAGATTATTGCGAATCTGACTTTCAGATGATGGTGACTTTGCTGAATGAGCAGAGGCTAGATGGGGTTAGTTGACACTTAGATTTGGTTATTAGATAGATTCTTTTGTTGTGTGGCTTTTTGGACTTTGATACTTTTATTCACATTTCTAGAGAGCAGATTGTCTGGCCAAATGGGCTTCTAAACAGATGTAGGGCTGGAGAATTGTGGATAGGGGACAATTATCTCCAGAATTGTCTCATATGCTGGATCATTTAATGAATAAGGACAAGGTTGTGTAGTGTTTTTTCCTTGCTAGATGGTTGGCTCTTCCTGCTTTGTATCTTTCTTTGTGttcaataaatttttatccctCTTCTAATATATAAAATTCATAAATCTAATACAAAATAAACACTTTCAAATGCTTTTTCTTAAGCTTGTTACATAAATTTCCATTCTTTATgccaatcaaaataaaaaaaatatcataaacccAACATATATTCTAAATAGATCAAATTATTAGAAAACATGGTccaattgaataaataaaaaccATCCAAAACTGATGGAATATAAAATTTCTCTTGATCTCTTAAATGGAACCTATACCTTCATACCTGGCTTAGGTTGAAAATTACAGATTTCATTATACCTATTAAATCTGACAGACTGAGGAATCCTGATCTGACTCCAACACTTCACATCTAAACTGTAGACAAATAGATTATCAACGCCACCTATGAGACAGAGAAAATTCCCAGCCCCTATAGTGATGGGGTCTTAAAAAGGACGGATAGGGTCTGAAAAAGGAGAGATgggatctgaagaagaaagcaacTTCATAAATTGACAACACATATCAGGAGGCATTCTTGTGATCTCCTTCCATTTCCATATTGACCTATCCTCCTTTTTCCCATTTCAATTCCCATACAATCATGtgtgagttcactatttttctcTCTATATCTAACTCTAGATATGTTACTGCAAGCAGGAAGGACGACCCACATGCAACCACAGTATAGCCCCATGAATCTATCTTCCTACAGTATGCACACACTACATTTCTGTTAAATGATGCCTTTTTTAAACTGACTTTAAATCAATCTGTGTATAACCCATCGATGAAAACATAAATATATGTTGACAAAATAGAGCAAAGGACATAGAATAAGTGGCATGGAAGAAAGTCATATATCAAATCCCACTAGTTTTAATCAGTGAAAACTATTTCATATCCATACAAAGACTCAAATATATGTTGACAAAATAGAGCAAAGGACATAGAATAAGTGGCATGGAAGAAAGTCATATATCAAATCCCACTAGTTTTTATCAGTAAAAACTATTTCATATCCATACAAAGACTCAGGCGACGTTGAAATCCATCTCAGTCCACCCATTAACTACAACATCATAGACTCTTAAGGTCAAAAGACAAGAAATCAGCTTGCAGGAATGCAACAGGCccaaaataatctaaaacatccaaatttaaaggaaaatgagttgaaacaataacaataacacaaGAAAGCAACTTGAGCACCAGGATAACTTTGGAAATATTAAACGTTCCCAATAATCAAATTGTTGTCTTTGATTTCTTGAATATTTAATTTAACAGAAATATGTACATTTTCATATCGGTTAATGATATATCCATGGAATGTATATAAAGCAGCCCATTTTACCATCTATTAGTTTACTACTAGCCACCAATACTATCCTAGTTTAATATATCAAATATTTCTGGAATCTATATATATTGATGAAATATATTGTTGTAGCAGACTTTAGAACTGTATGGATAGAAAGACAATAAAATAGAACAAATTCAAATACAGATAAAATTTCTATCATGAAAATATTGTATGTTGTGGAGCATTGTTGTGTTTTTGGATGGCAGCAGATTAATTGTGAACCTGACTTTCAAGTGATGGTGATTTTGCTGAATGAGCAAAAGTTAATGGGGTTAGTTGGCACTTAGATTTGGATATTAGATAGATTCTTTTGGTGTGTGACTCTTTAGACTCTGATACTTTTATTCACATTTATAGGGAGTGGAGTAAAGTAGCAGATTGTCTAGTCAAAAGAGCTTCTAAATAGATGTAGGGTTGGAGTATTATGGATAGGGGACAATTATATCCAGAATTGTCTCATATGCTGGATCATTTAGTGAATAAGGAGAAGGTTGTGTAGTGTTTTTTCTTTGCTGGACAGTTCACCTTTCCTGCTTTGTATCTCTCTTTGTattcaataaatttttatcccttttcTAATATATTAAATTCATAATCTAATACAAAATAAACACTTTCATATGCTTTTCTTAAGTTTTTTACATAAATTTTCATTCGGAATGCCAAtcaacattaaaaaaaatcataaacccaACATATATTCTCAATAGATCAAATTATTAGAAAACATGGTCCAATTGGATAAATAAAAACCATCCAAAACTGATGGAATGTAAAATTTCTCTTGATCTCTTAAATGGGACCTATACCTTCATACCTGGCTTAGGTTGAAAATCACAGATTTCGTTATACCTATTAAATCTGACAGACCGAGGAATCCTGATCTGACTCCAACACTTCCCATCTAAACTGTAGACAAACAGCTTATCAACGCCACGTATGAGACAGAAAATTCCCAGCCCCTATAGTGATGGGATCTGAAAAAGGACAGATAGGATCTGAAAAAGGACTCAAtccagttgaagaagaaagcaattTCGTAAATTGACAACACATATCAAGAGGCATTCTTGTGATCTCCTTCCATTTCCATATTGACCTATCCTCCTTTTCCCATTTCAATTCCCATACAATCATGtgtgagttcactatttttctcTCTGGATCTAACTCTAGATATGTTACTACAAGCAGGAAGGACGACCCACATACAACCACAGTACAGCCCCATGAATCTATCTTATCCCCAAAAATTGATAGATTCGCCTTTGGAAAGGTCACTAGTTGTGTGGAATTATCATCCATGTTCCAAACCACAAATTCGCAATCGTGTGAACTATAGATGAGAAAACCCTTGGCACACCAAATACTATTAACATGAAAATCCTCTTTGGGCAGAGGCAACTCAACTTCAATCTGCCATGACTTTTCAAAGCAACGGTAAATTTGTATGCACATGGGGTTTTCCTTTTTCGACAGACCCAGGATTTTGTAGGACTCTCCGTTGTCCACTATTGCCGCTGCATTTACATTCTCTTCTATGACAGCGGGAAGATATCTGTATGTTCTTGTAAGTGGATTACAGATAATATATTTTTTCACAGGCTTTGCGATTTCCATTAGCAGTAGGCCTGCACCTGAACTGCAAAATGCTGATTGGCCTTGTGAGATACTTTGAGATGTTCCGCTTGGCAAAAAACGAAGGGAAATAGTCTTCCACGACTGCGTGAGAAAAGAGTAGGCCAGGGCATGCGTTTCATTGCAGAGGAGAATCCATCGATCTGTCTCTGCAATTAAAGACAGAAATTTATTGGAGGATAGGAGACTATTCCATTCCTTGCACACAATGCGAAATCGAGAACTAAACTCGATCGGTAGGCTCGAAAACATCATCTCAAGCATATGATCAGGGCATTCAGACCAAGCTGATTCTTCATCACTTCTCTCATTGCCTACAATACCCTTTCCCTTCTTCATTGCATTCAATAGTATTTCAGATCTTCCTAGATCTTCATCTGCATTCTCAACAACACCCACATATTTGGAATCCATTGTTATCTCTGTAGAGTATATGTTATCCTTGTGCACGGGGCGTATAACGGAGAATCCGTTGGATGTACAAGCACAAACGATCTCCTCTAGTCGGCCTATCTTGGACAAAACATATGTATCAGTTATCCTGGTTAGGGGACAGGAAACCCTTTGAGAATATCTAATATTTTTTTATAGTAATATTATACTAGTAATTATCAATTTATTGTTACTTGTGAATTTATTGTTAATTTATTTTAATCTTGAATTTATTATTGATTTTTACTACTTAATATGCAATATTTTTTATAGTATTATGTTTGCAGTTGTGAATTCATTGTTAATATTGatcataaatatttattatttcaaattttaaaagtaaCAAATTTTGTCATGTCACATTCACGTATCATAAAAATATGAAGTTATGCACAACtacttatctatttttttttttaggagTTCAATATATATCCTAATTATGATTTGGGGCTTTGTCATTTTAACCACTTTTAAATATTGGGACTGATTTTAAATAGTCATATATGACTttaacataaatataattatttatagcATTATATTGGGAGTAGTGAATTTATTATTAGTGTTCATTAAGATATTTGTTATTAACTAAATTTTGTTTATTGCTATATCACATCTAGATATCATAAAAGCATGAATTGATGTATAACTACCTATCTATCCTTTTGTGGGGGTCTTTTGAGACACCTCAATAAAACCCCTAATTATAAGTACGAGCTTTGTTAGTTTAACCTCTATTAGATATTGGGAGTGATTTTAAATCTATGACTTTAATATGAATATTTTATAGTATTATATTGGCAGTTATGAATTTATTGTCAGTAGGATATTTATtattaaatgaaatttattttttatattttaaaagccACAAATCTTGTTATGCCACATTCATGTATCATAAAAATATGAAGTCCAGACACCTTAATAGATAATTGTAAGTAGGGGCTTTTTCattttaatctattttaaattttggGAATGATTTAAATGGTCATATGTGTCTTTAATTTGGAGTCTTTTTTTGTACTATTATATTGGTAATTATGAATTTATTGTTTTTGACCTGAAACCCTTACAAGTGGATTTTACGAGATCCAAAATCTAGGAAGAAAAATGATAAACAATAGCCACCCAATAGCCAACCATCACCCAATCACTAGAAACTAAGCATCAAAGTACTAGTGACCCATACAAAAGGACAAAGCCAACAAGCCAAAAAACTTAGAAAAGCATAGACAGAGGATTTTACAAGGCTCGCTCGCACAACCTGAAACATGAGTTTTTGTAAGGCTTGCAAAAAGTTGTGAATTTATTGTTAGTGTTGATTgggatatttattattaaataaattttatagcaACAAATCTCATCATACCACATGGACATATCACAAAAAACTGAGTTAATACACAACTACTAGTGTATCCTTTTGTAGGACTATTTTGAGACACCTCAATAGAAATCCTAATTATAAGTAGGAGCTTTGCTAATTTAACCTCTAATAACTATAGAGAGTAATTTTAAATAGTCATCTATGACTTTAGTATGAATTATTTTTATAGAATTATATTGGTAGTTGTGAATTTATAGTTAGTATTGATCATAGATATTTAttataaatgaaatttatttttgaGATTTTAAGAGAAACAAACCTTGTCATGCCACATTCATGTATCATAAAAACATGATTTAATACACAACTACCTATCTATCTTTTCCTTGGAGTCATTTGAGACACCTCAAAAGAAACCCTAATTATAAGTAGGAGCtttgtttttttattatataaGCAGGGAGAAGGCCCTAAACCTATGAAATAGAAAGATTACCACACATCAACATTAACCCCAACTCAGAATAGTCATCCCACAAAACATAGAAATAGAGTCCCCCATTTCAAAAGTAATAAAAAATCTCCATATCCCTATAGCATAACCTACTAAGTCTAACAAGTTTCCATCTACATATCTCACTAATATCATAATATATGTCCATGTCAAACATAAAATTATCAGAGTTTAGCATAAAGTCTAAATATAAAGGCATGCAGGCTTAGCATATAAACCATTTTAAGATCATCACAAAACACAACAAAGAACCAAAGAAAAAAAACTAGGAGAAGTTAATCCTTCTTTATCAGGTTCCAATTCCTTTGGAGCCTGTTAATTGGCATTTCTCAAGTGTCCATCTACCAATCTCCATCATCAGTTTCTTTCACCTCCTCACCctatttttccatattttttatTTTACCATATCCCGACACCATGCCCATAACAACTTTGTCCGTGATTCCATCAGTGATACAGTAGAGGGCGCTAAAGGCATTACTTAGATTGTCAAAATCCTTTTTGTAttcttcattcttctcctccaggaTAACAATTCTCCCTTTTAACTCTTTCAGATGCTTAAGCATAtccttattatttttatttttcaggtGGGGGTTCCTCAGAGAAAGGGACTATTTCCTCATCATCCTAATATTTGGGAGCCAACAAGCTTTGCTCGGGGTTATCTGAATCCTTTTCCTTCTCACTATCCTCTTCCTTTTCACTTTCTTCCTCCATCTCATCTTCACAATTTTCTTCCGGGTCTTCATCTTCCACCTGAAAATCCTCATCCTTCGAACCCTCCGTAGAGGTTTCCTCGTTATCATCAAGATTATAGACTTCCTCCTTATATCTCTCGATTCCCTATTTTCCCCTTTACAATTTTTCTTCTTGGCTCTAAGTCTGGTTGATCTCCTCTCCCCTGAGCTGCTTTCTTTTCTCTCTTAGTCAAGAGTCTTTTCTTTCTCATCTTTTCAGTGATGCAGATCAAGGTCTATAGTAATACTCTTTCTGGTTGAATCTTTGTCAGTTTTTTTGGCTTTGACAAGGGTATTCTTAGGGGTTTCCATTTTTGTTTTTTCTGGGTTAACACACAAAAGGGCCACTTCCAGCCCGGAATAATTTCTTGAAGCATTTTCTTACCCTTTAGCTTTACCAGAGGAGTAAGGGTTTGGAGTTAATTATCTCTATCTTAGTTGGGATCGCTTATTTTTTCTTGGATTTTTCTTAGACGCTTCCTCGTTATTCCTTAAGGGTAGCAAAAGGCTATGGCTTGGGGAGTGCTAAAAAGGAAAATTTGTAAAGCAAGTAAATAAGACCTTGATGGAGCAGAGTTTTAGCTTCATTCTTAATGCAAGGCTCCTTGGATGAGTACAAGAAAAAGGGGAGGTTAATTTTCTCACCATGTTTGATATGGTTGAGAATGGGGAAATGATATCCATGCACTATAGTATACCTCCCTTCTAAATTAAAGTACCTCATCACAAAATAACTGATAATAGGAAAAGGTTTAGGAGGAGCATTACAGTCATACCCATTTTCAATCATTATAGGATTGTCCCCTTCTTCAAATAATTTCCTCATATACTCTTTGTAGTCTATGCTGGTCCACTTCTCCACTTTTTCTACTCTATTTTGCAGACCCGTAACCTCTGCAATGTACCCGGGTGACACCACAAATGATATGCTTCCCACCGTAACCACTTCGTTCTGCCAAGAGTTGGAGAACCTAGTAGAGAGAGCTATTGTAGCCTTTCATGGAAAGGAAATAGGGAGTGAGCCCCGCATCTTGAAAAAGCTCCCAAATTTCCTCATTACTCTATAACCCCTCAAAAAAAATTGGTTCAGTCATTTTAAGAGGGCCCCCCATTTTAGTAACATAATTTGTAGAGCACTGTTCATCCTTGTGAAAGCGATCAAGAAAGAAGCTGATATTTTTTGCATTCACATTACcttttaaaatattatttctaaAAAGGTATCTTTTGATATGTATGTCTTCGATGTCCCCACATGTgtgatttattttcttattattaaaCATAAAGGTGTTATGGGAGTCaaattcatcaccttaccatctaatgatatccAAATATTCACAAAACATTTCAAGGCAATGAGGATTAAATATCATACTACCCTCTAGATCTTTCTCTTTTTTGAATTCCATGTCATTCATCTTCCAACTAGGTAGGGTCCACGTCAAGAAAATAAGGCAAGTCACTATAATCCTAAACAACATAT
The nucleotide sequence above comes from Cryptomeria japonica chromosome 11, Sugi_1.0, whole genome shotgun sequence. Encoded proteins:
- the LOC131860324 gene encoding F-box only protein 6-like; the encoded protein is MDSKYVGVVENADEDLGRSEILLNAMKKGKGIVGNERSDEESAWSECPDHMLEMMFSSLPIEFSSRFRIVCKEWNSLLSSNKFLSLIAETDRWILLCNETHALAYSFLTQSWKTISLRFLPSGTSQSISQGQSAFCSSGAGLLLMEIAKPVKKYIICNPLTRTYRYLPAVIEENVNAAAIVDNGESYKILGLSKKENPMCIQIYRCFEKSWQIEVELPLPKEDFHVNSIWCAKGFLIYSSHDCEFVVWNMDDNSTQLVTFPKANLSIFGDKIDSWGCTVVVCGSSFLLVVTYLELDPERKIVNSHMIVWELKWEKEDRSIWKWKEITRMPLDMCCQFTKLLSSSTGLSPFSDPICPFSDPITIGAGNFLSHTWR